In Bacillus cereus ATCC 14579, a single window of DNA contains:
- a CDS encoding glycosyltransferase family 4 protein, translated as MDSQVIYAILASFITVLVVTPLVIKLAFKIGATDKPNARKVHQKIMPRLGGLAIFIGVAVGFVVGGLYEQRMLSITLGAIIIVIIGILDDMYELSARVKFGGQLLVAIMIVKSGLLVQVLYIPFIGDTELGWLAYPITVFWLVGITNAINLIDGLDGLSAGISSIVLATLAYMAFTSPWGTGTAIILPLALIILASTIGFLFYNFHPAKIFMGDTGALFLGYCISVISLLGLYKSVTLFSFIVPIIILGVPIFDTIFAIIRRIVNKKPISAPDKSHLHHRLLAMGFSHRKTVLIIYAFGIFFSVNAIIFTTATLWLSIILLFALIFFTEIIAEIIGLVHERYKPIISFYKKVKKRED; from the coding sequence ATGGACTCACAAGTGATTTATGCCATTTTGGCATCTTTCATCACTGTACTTGTCGTTACTCCTTTAGTTATTAAATTAGCTTTTAAAATAGGAGCGACAGATAAGCCAAACGCACGTAAAGTGCACCAAAAGATTATGCCACGTCTTGGCGGGTTAGCAATATTTATTGGTGTAGCTGTAGGATTTGTTGTCGGTGGCTTATATGAGCAAAGAATGTTATCGATAACGCTAGGTGCAATTATCATTGTAATCATCGGAATTTTAGATGATATGTACGAGTTATCTGCGAGAGTAAAATTCGGTGGACAACTGTTAGTTGCCATTATGATTGTAAAAAGTGGATTATTAGTGCAAGTATTATATATCCCATTCATTGGGGATACTGAACTTGGATGGCTTGCTTATCCAATTACAGTATTTTGGCTTGTAGGTATTACGAATGCAATCAACTTAATTGACGGCTTAGATGGATTATCTGCTGGGATTTCATCTATCGTACTTGCAACGCTAGCATATATGGCCTTCACTAGCCCATGGGGTACTGGAACAGCTATTATCTTGCCACTTGCATTAATTATATTAGCAAGTACAATTGGATTTTTATTCTACAACTTCCATCCAGCAAAAATTTTCATGGGAGATACAGGAGCACTATTTTTAGGATACTGTATTTCTGTTATATCGTTACTTGGATTATACAAAAGTGTAACGTTATTCAGTTTTATCGTTCCAATTATCATTTTAGGTGTACCTATATTTGATACGATATTTGCAATCATCCGTCGTATCGTAAATAAAAAACCTATTTCAGCACCAGATAAATCGCATTTACATCACCGCTTACTTGCAATGGGATTCTCTCATCGCAAAACGGTACTAATTATATACGCATTCGGTATTTTCTTTAGTGTAAATGCCATTATTTTTACTACTGCAACGTTATGGTTATCCATTATTCTTCTTTTCGCTTTGATTTTCTTCACAGAAATCATCGCTGAAATAATCGGGCTTGTACATGAACGCTACAAACCAATCATTTCCTTTTATAAAAAAGTGAAAAAACGCGAAGACTAA
- the exsM gene encoding exosporium regulatory protein ExsM: MTTHFFARLTGKREVPPVNTEAFGVAEFIFSDDLTKLHYRVILKNIEKVTSCQIHLGKSTQIGPVVLYLYGPLEQGISLNEGSITGVVNVEDFEGPLQGKSFVHLLQEIIQANVYVNVHTKSQKRGEIRGRVRKVKK; encoded by the coding sequence ATGACAACACATTTCTTTGCCAGGTTAACAGGTAAGAGGGAAGTGCCTCCTGTAAATACAGAAGCTTTTGGGGTAGCAGAGTTTATTTTTAGTGATGATTTAACGAAATTGCATTACAGAGTAATACTAAAAAATATAGAAAAGGTTACATCGTGTCAAATTCATTTAGGGAAGTCTACTCAAATTGGTCCTGTTGTTTTATATTTGTATGGTCCACTGGAGCAAGGGATTAGTTTGAACGAGGGAAGTATTACTGGTGTAGTGAATGTAGAGGATTTTGAGGGACCTTTACAAGGGAAATCATTTGTACATTTACTTCAAGAAATTATTCAAGCAAATGTATATGTTAATGTCCATACGAAATCACAAAAAAGAGGAGAAATAAGAGGGCGAGTTAGAAAAGTAAAGAAGTAG
- the chbG gene encoding chitin disaccharide deacetylase: MIKLIVNADDFGLTEGTNYGIIDGHINGLVNSTTMMMNMPGTEHAVRLAKEYNLLGVGVHLVLTAGEPLLKDVPSLVGENGSFHKQSVVREGNINPEEVEREWTAQIEKFLSYGLTPTHLDSHHHVHGLPILHDVLERLAAKYNVPIRRCEEDRAVHPFSDVFYSDFYADGVTEDYFVKLKERVQGEQTVEIMVHPAYIDPELVKRSSYVMDRVKELRILTESELPEGIELVKF; encoded by the coding sequence ATGATTAAGTTAATTGTAAATGCAGATGATTTCGGTCTTACAGAAGGTACAAATTACGGCATTATTGATGGGCATATAAATGGACTTGTAAATTCAACGACGATGATGATGAATATGCCAGGAACAGAGCATGCGGTACGCTTAGCGAAAGAGTACAACCTACTCGGAGTAGGCGTACATCTCGTATTAACGGCAGGAGAACCACTGTTAAAGGATGTACCGTCACTCGTAGGGGAAAACGGATCGTTTCATAAACAAAGTGTTGTAAGGGAAGGGAATATAAATCCAGAAGAAGTTGAGAGAGAATGGACTGCTCAAATTGAGAAGTTTTTATCTTACGGATTAACACCAACTCATTTAGATAGTCATCATCATGTGCATGGTTTACCGATCTTACATGATGTTCTTGAGAGATTAGCGGCTAAATATAATGTTCCGATTCGTCGTTGTGAGGAAGATAGAGCGGTGCATCCATTTTCTGATGTGTTTTACAGTGATTTTTATGCGGATGGTGTGACGGAAGATTACTTTGTGAAGTTAAAAGAAAGAGTACAAGGTGAACAAACGGTAGAAATTATGGTTCATCCAGCATATATTGATCCAGAGCTTGTGAAGCGTTCTTCTTACGTAATGGATCGTGTGAAGGAATTGCGTATTTTAACAGAGAGTGAGTTGCCAGAAGGCATAGAGCTTGTGAAGTTTTAA
- a CDS encoding PRD domain-containing protein, with amino-acid sequence MKRIDLIFNAIQKGNYTEGVTASELATFLQLDRANVSSDLNKLVKDKRLLKTNTRPVRFYIETNTSLETHSKGITSLDTFAIENTSLKIAIEKAKASILYPPNGMHTLLLGETGVGKSMFASLMHEYAIEVEQLPKDAPFIVFNCADYANNPQLLLGQLFGIKKGAYTGASDQKGLIEKAHEGILFLDEVHRLPPEGQEMLFTFIDRGVYRRLGETENERKAQVLIITATTEEPNSFLLKTFTRRIPMTVTLPPLRERTHKERFALLQLFFTNEAIRLRKDIHVSPNAMRAFVFYNCPNNIGQLKTDVQIACAKAYSDLVTKKRDSVYVSSTDLPWYMKEGLFIERKSRHLYQIPNETFVFTGEEGWSNHKTENEKRSSIYDYIDYKYEELQARGIEEEELELLIENDVQSFFVQYFNQISKKTSHENVFKIVDRNIVSVCEKIAELAEKHLSKTFDEKVFLALSLHVQTTLQRLQSGKQIHHPQLNQIRTKYKEAFSVAMQCIQLLEEELQITMPIDEAGFLTMFFVVDPIPASQTEVKVLILAHGNGIATEMANVANELLGIEEVTGIDMPLHESPKDFLERVKVYMKTLQNVNGLLLLVDMGSLAYIGDILETEFKIPVRVLSMTSTPHALEAARKAQLGYSLDALYETVKNLTPFYLNVQEEKKKPLSPMKSVILTACLTGEGSALAIQKMLENYLRFDKDLIEIIPISIVHEKDLTKMIENIKKERNIICIVTNFDVQVPCLTYHFQDIVNYTAIQPIQELITYEETYAKMADILEQQMQRNDGALLIKTIRYALNTIQELISLQLTPDSLMGVILHMSCMVDRLQKGESLLPHPDKEKRRQDEYWMYMKVKKALQPIENTFEIQIPDDEVFYVMDFFIKNQPVKN; translated from the coding sequence ATGAAACGAATAGATCTCATTTTTAACGCAATACAAAAAGGCAATTATACAGAAGGTGTAACCGCATCAGAACTCGCTACATTTCTGCAACTAGATCGCGCCAATGTAAGTAGCGATTTAAACAAACTTGTAAAAGATAAACGTTTATTAAAAACAAATACGCGACCTGTTCGTTTTTACATAGAAACGAACACTTCGTTGGAAACGCATTCAAAAGGCATAACTTCATTAGATACATTTGCAATTGAAAATACGAGCCTTAAAATTGCAATTGAAAAAGCGAAAGCTTCTATTCTCTATCCTCCAAACGGTATGCATACTTTACTACTGGGAGAAACAGGGGTCGGAAAGTCTATGTTTGCTTCTTTAATGCACGAATATGCAATTGAAGTTGAACAGCTTCCCAAAGATGCACCATTTATCGTCTTTAACTGTGCTGATTATGCAAATAATCCCCAGTTACTACTCGGGCAATTATTTGGGATTAAAAAAGGAGCTTATACAGGAGCAAGTGATCAAAAAGGGTTAATTGAAAAAGCACATGAAGGAATTCTTTTCTTAGATGAAGTACATCGCCTGCCTCCAGAGGGACAAGAAATGCTTTTCACCTTTATTGACCGCGGAGTATACCGCCGCCTTGGAGAAACAGAGAACGAACGTAAAGCACAAGTATTAATCATTACTGCAACAACAGAAGAACCAAATTCATTTTTATTAAAAACATTTACAAGACGTATACCGATGACTGTTACGCTGCCACCACTTCGTGAGCGTACACATAAAGAGCGCTTTGCTTTACTACAGCTATTTTTCACAAATGAAGCAATTCGTCTGCGAAAAGACATTCACGTTAGCCCAAATGCAATGCGTGCTTTCGTCTTTTACAATTGTCCCAATAACATCGGTCAATTAAAAACAGATGTTCAAATTGCATGTGCGAAAGCCTATTCTGATTTGGTCACAAAGAAACGTGATTCTGTCTATGTTTCAAGTACAGATTTACCTTGGTATATGAAAGAAGGGTTGTTCATTGAAAGAAAGAGCCGTCACTTATACCAAATACCAAATGAAACATTTGTATTTACAGGTGAGGAAGGTTGGAGTAATCATAAAACAGAAAATGAAAAACGCTCTTCTATTTACGATTATATTGATTATAAATACGAAGAACTTCAAGCACGTGGTATTGAAGAGGAAGAATTAGAATTACTAATAGAAAATGATGTTCAAAGCTTTTTCGTACAATATTTTAACCAAATATCCAAAAAAACAAGCCATGAAAATGTTTTTAAAATTGTGGATCGTAATATCGTTTCCGTATGTGAAAAAATAGCGGAACTTGCTGAAAAGCATTTATCTAAGACGTTTGATGAAAAAGTATTTCTTGCTTTAAGTTTACATGTACAGACAACTCTACAACGTTTACAGAGCGGAAAACAAATACATCACCCACAATTAAATCAAATTCGTACGAAATATAAAGAAGCTTTTTCCGTAGCTATGCAATGCATTCAACTACTGGAGGAAGAATTACAAATAACAATGCCTATTGATGAAGCTGGCTTTTTAACAATGTTCTTCGTTGTTGATCCAATTCCTGCCTCACAAACAGAAGTAAAAGTATTAATATTAGCACACGGTAATGGCATCGCAACTGAAATGGCAAACGTTGCAAACGAACTTCTCGGTATTGAGGAAGTAACCGGTATTGATATGCCGTTACACGAATCACCGAAAGATTTCTTGGAACGTGTGAAAGTGTATATGAAAACACTACAAAATGTAAATGGGCTTCTCTTACTTGTCGATATGGGGTCACTTGCTTATATCGGTGACATATTAGAAACTGAGTTCAAAATCCCTGTACGTGTTCTCTCGATGACGAGCACACCACATGCACTAGAAGCAGCTCGAAAAGCTCAGCTCGGTTATTCATTAGATGCGCTGTATGAAACAGTAAAAAATTTAACACCGTTTTACTTAAACGTACAAGAAGAAAAGAAAAAACCTCTCTCTCCAATGAAATCTGTTATTTTAACAGCTTGTTTAACTGGTGAAGGAAGTGCTTTAGCTATTCAAAAAATGTTAGAGAACTATTTACGATTTGATAAAGACTTAATTGAAATTATTCCGATTAGTATCGTCCATGAAAAAGATTTAACGAAAATGATCGAGAACATAAAAAAAGAGCGTAATATCATTTGTATCGTCACGAATTTCGATGTGCAAGTGCCGTGCTTAACATATCATTTCCAAGACATCGTAAACTACACAGCAATTCAGCCCATTCAAGAATTAATTACGTATGAAGAAACATATGCAAAAATGGCGGATATTCTTGAACAACAAATGCAGCGTAACGATGGGGCATTACTTATTAAAACAATTCGTTACGCATTAAATACAATTCAAGAATTAATTTCCTTACAGCTAACTCCTGATAGCTTAATGGGGGTTATTCTGCATATGAGCTGTATGGTTGACCGTCTTCAAAAAGGAGAAAGCCTTCTTCCTCACCCTGATAAAGAGAAAAGAAGACAAGATGAATACTGGATGTATATGAAAGTAAAAAAAGCATTGCAACCGATTGAAAATACATTTGAAATACAAATACCTGATGACGAAGTATTTTACGTTATGGACTTCTTTATTAAAAATCAGCCTGTTAAAAATTAA
- a CDS encoding UDP-glucose dehydrogenase family protein, with protein MKITIVGTGYVGLITGVGLAKLGHSVTCFDIDDEKIERIKQGDLPIYEVRLHELINYAYENNALIFTSNKEEAFDDVEFIFIAVGTPPLLDGTADLTYIQSACNDIGLYATNDIIVVTKSTVPVGTNDVMKGWIEEKLKGRHTVHIVSNPEFLREGSGIYDFFHGDRIVIGADSEEVARRVESLYSELCLETYVTDIKSAEMIKYASNAFLATKISFINEISNICEKVGANVLDVAKGMGMDKRIGASFLNAGIGYGGSCFPKDTKALVQIAGNVAHDFRLLKAVIEVNNKQQLLLIEKAKKVMNMSKKRIAVLGASFKPNTDDIREASSLIIIEALLNIGAEIVLYDPKAIQYVKNIFGDAIQYSRCIDESIRDASAVFIVTEWEDIQTYPLEKYVQLMREPILFDGRNCYTDEDVKKQKIDYYSVGRKSICNRKVSVMR; from the coding sequence ATGAAAATTACGATAGTAGGTACTGGATATGTTGGATTGATTACAGGAGTAGGATTGGCAAAATTAGGGCATTCAGTTACATGTTTTGATATAGATGATGAAAAAATTGAACGGATAAAACAAGGGGATTTACCTATTTATGAGGTTAGATTACATGAATTAATAAATTATGCATATGAGAATAATGCTTTAATTTTTACATCAAATAAAGAAGAGGCATTTGATGATGTAGAGTTTATATTTATTGCAGTTGGAACACCACCTTTATTAGATGGGACGGCAGATTTAACGTATATTCAGAGTGCTTGTAACGATATTGGATTATACGCGACGAACGATATTATTGTTGTTACGAAAAGTACAGTTCCAGTAGGTACAAATGATGTAATGAAGGGATGGATTGAGGAGAAGTTAAAAGGGAGGCATACAGTACATATCGTATCGAATCCAGAGTTTTTGCGTGAAGGTTCAGGTATTTATGATTTCTTTCATGGAGATCGTATTGTAATTGGAGCGGATAGCGAGGAAGTAGCAAGAAGAGTAGAGAGTTTGTATAGTGAATTATGTTTAGAAACGTATGTTACAGATATTAAAAGTGCAGAGATGATTAAATACGCGTCGAATGCCTTTTTAGCTACAAAGATTAGTTTCATTAATGAAATTTCAAATATATGTGAGAAGGTAGGCGCGAATGTATTGGATGTTGCCAAAGGGATGGGAATGGATAAGAGAATTGGTGCATCTTTTTTAAATGCGGGCATTGGCTACGGAGGGTCGTGTTTTCCGAAAGATACGAAAGCGCTGGTGCAAATTGCGGGAAATGTTGCTCATGATTTTCGTTTGTTAAAAGCGGTTATTGAAGTAAATAATAAGCAACAGCTGCTATTGATTGAAAAAGCGAAAAAAGTTATGAACATGAGTAAAAAGCGGATTGCAGTTCTTGGCGCATCCTTTAAACCGAATACGGATGATATTAGAGAGGCATCATCTCTTATTATAATAGAAGCATTACTTAATATAGGTGCAGAAATTGTTCTTTACGACCCAAAAGCAATTCAATATGTAAAAAATATATTTGGAGATGCTATACAATATAGTAGATGTATAGATGAATCGATTAGAGATGCGAGTGCGGTTTTTATCGTAACAGAATGGGAAGATATTCAAACTTATCCGTTAGAAAAGTACGTACAACTTATGAGGGAGCCTATTTTATTTGATGGGAGAAATTGTTATACTGATGAAGATGTTAAGAAACAAAAGATAGATTATTACTCGGTGGGAAGAAAAAGTATTTGTAATAGAAAAGTTTCTGTTATGCGTTAA
- a CDS encoding polysaccharide deacetylase family protein produces MIKRVFQCIILFLTITMYVSSNTEATTVIPAEYHPNTETTSPTQKIAYLTFDDGPNKYTTQILNILKEKNGKATFFVIGGKVPHYKKTMQRLIKDGHYIGLHSMSHDVKRLYTGDPSTLIAEMEQTQSIVQQVTKLNTHLVRVPYGSMPYLKKNYRDALVSAQYKMWDWTIDTYDWKSYDNPSAILERVRNQSDEQVEVILMHDSSVTVQILPKVIDYLQSQGYKLLPYNPSSHLKVNFWKDTRL; encoded by the coding sequence ATGATCAAGCGAGTATTTCAATGTATTATTTTATTTTTAACGATTACTATGTACGTATCATCTAATACTGAAGCAACAACTGTTATTCCTGCTGAATATCATCCAAATACTGAAACAACTTCTCCTACACAAAAAATTGCGTACTTAACATTTGATGACGGTCCAAACAAATATACTACACAAATTTTAAACATCTTAAAAGAAAAGAACGGAAAAGCAACTTTCTTTGTTATTGGTGGAAAAGTACCACATTATAAAAAGACAATGCAACGATTAATTAAAGACGGACATTATATCGGACTTCACAGTATGTCACATGATGTAAAACGCCTTTACACTGGTGACCCTTCCACTTTAATTGCAGAAATGGAGCAAACACAAAGCATTGTCCAGCAAGTTACGAAATTAAATACACATCTCGTTCGCGTTCCATATGGTAGTATGCCTTATTTAAAGAAGAATTACCGTGACGCACTTGTATCGGCCCAGTATAAAATGTGGGATTGGACGATCGATACATACGACTGGAAAAGCTATGACAATCCTTCTGCCATACTCGAAAGAGTACGTAATCAAAGTGATGAACAAGTCGAAGTCATTTTAATGCATGATTCGAGTGTAACCGTACAAATACTGCCAAAAGTAATTGATTACTTACAGTCACAAGGATACAAACTTCTTCCCTATAATCCTTCTTCTCATCTCAAGGTAAATTTTTGGAAAGACACAAGATTGTAA
- a CDS encoding chromate transporter, which produces MKKNKHIFHTLLEIFLVSFKLGLTSFGGPVAHLGYFHHEYVQKRKWMDERSYGDLVALCQFLPGPASSQVGMGVGLLRGGLLGAIISWIGFTLPSVLVLVFFASFLNQFDLGSAGWIHGLKLVAVAIVAHAIWGMARKLTPDRNRATIAIVTAAIALLWPSSWTQVILIIICGFIGWFLYRNQPISQSQNIKVPISKKIAVSCLVLFFGLLLLLPILRPFSYYIALFDSFYRSGALVFGGGHVVLPLLEGEFVQNGMMTKEQFLAGYGLTQAVPGPLFTFASYIGAVLNGTLGATLATIAIFLPAFLLVIGVLPFWNSVRKISFIQGALLGVNAAVVGILIAAFYDPIWTSTVINASDFVFASLLFCLLAFWKTPPWVIVILGAFGGYILSIL; this is translated from the coding sequence TTGAAAAAAAACAAACACATCTTTCACACATTATTAGAGATTTTTCTCGTCTCATTTAAATTAGGACTTACTTCATTCGGCGGTCCTGTCGCTCATCTCGGCTATTTTCACCACGAATACGTGCAAAAAAGAAAATGGATGGATGAACGAAGCTATGGAGATTTAGTAGCGCTATGTCAATTCCTTCCTGGTCCTGCCAGCAGTCAAGTCGGTATGGGGGTTGGATTATTAAGAGGCGGACTATTAGGAGCTATTATTTCATGGATTGGATTCACTTTACCGTCTGTACTTGTTTTGGTTTTCTTCGCCTCATTCCTTAATCAGTTCGATCTTGGAAGTGCTGGCTGGATTCATGGACTAAAACTTGTAGCAGTAGCTATTGTCGCTCATGCCATATGGGGAATGGCGCGAAAGTTAACTCCAGATCGCAACCGTGCGACGATTGCGATTGTAACTGCCGCAATTGCCTTATTATGGCCAAGTAGTTGGACACAAGTCATCCTTATTATAATATGTGGCTTTATCGGCTGGTTTTTATATCGCAACCAACCAATTAGCCAATCACAAAATATAAAAGTACCTATTTCAAAAAAGATAGCAGTTTCTTGTCTCGTCTTATTCTTTGGACTATTACTGCTGCTACCGATATTAAGACCGTTTTCTTATTACATCGCTTTATTTGATAGTTTCTATCGTTCTGGCGCACTTGTATTTGGAGGAGGACACGTCGTGCTGCCCCTTCTTGAAGGTGAGTTCGTACAAAACGGAATGATGACGAAAGAACAGTTCCTAGCTGGATACGGATTAACACAAGCAGTACCAGGACCACTATTTACATTCGCCTCTTATATAGGAGCAGTATTAAACGGGACGCTTGGGGCAACACTCGCAACAATTGCGATTTTCCTCCCTGCTTTCTTACTCGTTATTGGTGTTTTACCATTTTGGAACAGTGTGAGAAAAATATCATTCATACAAGGCGCACTACTTGGTGTTAACGCCGCAGTTGTTGGTATTTTAATTGCCGCTTTTTACGATCCTATTTGGACGAGTACAGTTATAAATGCTTCAGATTTCGTTTTCGCTTCGCTTCTTTTTTGCTTACTAGCTTTTTGGAAAACACCACCTTGGGTTATCGTTATACTGGGAGCCTTTGGCGGATATATTCTGTCCATTTTATAA